Below is a genomic region from Halobacterium sp. CBA1132.
TACCGGACTGTGGGGCCGCGGCCGCTTAACTTTCGAGGGCGACACTGGCACGCGCCCGGGAGGCGAAAGCGTTTGCCCGCCGACCCCCAAGCGGGGGTATGAGCGAGCGCTGCGAGGGCTGCGGGGACAGCGTCCGGGTGGCGGGCGGCATCGGCGACATCTGGACGATGGACCCGACGGGCACCGGCGGGATGACCCTCGAATTCGCGGACAACTCGGAGTTCTTCCTCTGTTTCGACTGCATCGACGCGCTCCCGGACGAGCCGAGCGCGGACGACGTGGCGGCGCTGGATTAGTCGAGGTCCGAGACGGTCGCGTCGAGGGCGACGTCGGGGCTGAACAGCGTCTCGACGGGGACCTCGAAGAACGCCGCGAGTTTGAACACGAGTTCGACGGAGGGGTCGTAGCGGTCGCCCTCGACGGCGTTGATGGTCTGGCGGGTGACGCCGACGCGCTCGGCGAGTTCGCGCTGGCTGATGTCGGAGCGGTCGCGGTGGTCGCGCAGCGAGTTCTCCACCGCG
It encodes:
- a CDS encoding helix-turn-helix transcriptional regulator — its product is MENSLRDHRDRSDISQRELAERVGVTRQTINAVEGDRYDPSVELVFKLAAFFEVPVETLFSPDVALDATVSDLD